From a region of the Anaerolineales bacterium genome:
- the pyrB gene encoding aspartate carbamoyltransferase, producing MATFVPPNERKARSPYLPLGDRQEAPFYGKDILSVKQFSLGDLEYIFGVAKEMRAMVERVGTFDLLKGKILTNLFYEPSTRTSSSFLASMERLGGSVIPINEVTYSSVAKGESLPDTIRTLECYSDVIVLRHPEVGAATLAAKYAHKPIINAGDGIGEHPTQALLDLFTISEELGRVDGLTVTMLGDLKYGRTVHSLSRLLSLFDVRLNYVSPEILKMPSEVIEELNERKIPQAEYGSLDPVLAGTDVLYITRVQKERFENLDDYEKVKGAYVITAETMKAAKDEMIVMHPLPRVGEISLELDDDPRAAYFRQMEYGLYVRMALLALVLGKA from the coding sequence ATGGCAACCTTTGTACCCCCCAATGAACGAAAGGCGCGCAGCCCTTACCTGCCACTCGGCGATCGCCAGGAAGCGCCGTTTTACGGCAAGGATATCCTTTCGGTCAAACAATTTTCCCTCGGTGACCTCGAGTACATTTTCGGTGTGGCCAAAGAAATGCGGGCGATGGTCGAGCGGGTAGGCACCTTCGATCTACTCAAGGGCAAGATCCTCACCAATTTGTTCTACGAGCCCTCGACGCGCACGTCGTCTTCTTTCCTGGCTTCCATGGAGCGGCTTGGCGGCAGCGTGATCCCGATCAACGAGGTGACCTACTCGTCGGTGGCGAAGGGTGAATCGCTTCCGGATACGATCCGCACGCTGGAATGTTACTCGGACGTGATCGTGCTGCGTCATCCCGAAGTTGGTGCGGCGACACTGGCGGCGAAATACGCTCACAAACCGATCATCAACGCCGGCGACGGCATCGGCGAACATCCCACCCAGGCCCTGCTCGATCTCTTCACGATCTCCGAAGAACTGGGTCGGGTGGACGGGCTGACCGTGACCATGTTGGGCGACTTGAAGTACGGACGTACGGTGCACTCACTTTCGCGATTGCTTTCGTTGTTCGACGTTCGTCTCAACTACGTCTCGCCCGAGATCCTCAAGATGCCCTCGGAAGTGATCGAGGAACTCAACGAACGCAAAATCCCCCAGGCCGAATATGGGTCCCTCGACCCGGTTCTCGCTGGGACGGACGTCCTGTACATCACACGGGTGCAGAAGGAACGTTTCGAAAACCTGGATGATTACGAGAAAGTGAAAGGCGCATACGTGATCACCGCGGAAACGATGAAGGCGGCCAAGGATGAAATGATCGTCATGCATCCGCTGCCGCGCGTGGGCGAGATCAGTTTGGAGCTGGACGACGATCCACGCGCCGCATACTTCCGGCAGATGGAATACGGCTTGTACGTGCGTATGGCGCTGTTGGCGCTGGTGTTGGGAAAAGCGTAG
- a CDS encoding amidohydrolase family protein gives MSVIRLPGLIDPHVHLREPGATHKEDFDSGTAAALAGGFSTVLAMPNTNPPLVDRASFDQARDAARKKARCDYGIYLGASAENHRTYASLASQACGLKLYLDLTYGPLQVEGLSLQRSHLAAWPADRPLAVHAEGRSLAAILLLAMLQGRPIHVCHVSRRIEIQLIREMKARGCAVTCEVAPHHMFLTQDDVPHIGPGRSEVRPKLAAKSDQEALWDNLAVIDCFATDHAPHTLQEKDSDNPPPGFPGLETSLGLFATAVQEGRLSMDDLIARMSLNPGKIFGLPESPETEVEFDPDAAWEVRAEDFHSRCDWTPFEGMRLQGRVRRVKVRGRWVYQDGEILVPRGFGRDVAGIQ, from the coding sequence ATGAGCGTGATCCGCCTGCCTGGTCTGATCGACCCACACGTGCATCTACGCGAGCCCGGTGCGACGCACAAGGAAGATTTCGACAGCGGAACTGCGGCGGCGCTGGCGGGTGGCTTCAGTACCGTACTGGCCATGCCCAACACGAATCCGCCACTGGTCGATCGAGCCAGCTTCGATCAAGCTCGTGACGCAGCAAGGAAAAAAGCCCGCTGTGATTACGGGATTTATCTCGGCGCCAGCGCAGAAAATCATCGAACGTACGCCTCTCTGGCCTCACAAGCCTGCGGATTGAAATTGTATCTGGATCTGACCTATGGTCCGTTGCAGGTTGAAGGTCTCTCCCTGCAGCGGAGTCATCTGGCAGCCTGGCCTGCCGATCGCCCGCTCGCGGTCCACGCGGAAGGCCGCAGCCTGGCTGCGATCCTGCTCCTGGCGATGCTGCAAGGGCGGCCGATCCACGTCTGCCACGTCAGCCGGCGAATCGAAATCCAGCTCATCCGGGAGATGAAAGCGCGCGGCTGTGCGGTCACCTGTGAGGTGGCGCCCCATCACATGTTCCTCACGCAGGACGACGTCCCGCATATCGGTCCGGGCCGGAGCGAGGTGCGGCCGAAGCTGGCGGCGAAGTCGGATCAAGAAGCATTGTGGGACAACCTGGCGGTGATCGATTGCTTCGCGACGGATCACGCGCCGCACACGCTGCAGGAGAAAGACAGCGACAATCCCCCGCCGGGTTTTCCCGGACTGGAGACTTCGTTGGGGTTGTTCGCTACCGCCGTGCAGGAGGGGCGTTTGTCGATGGACGACCTCATCGCCCGCATGAGTCTCAATCCGGGAAAGATTTTTGGCCTGCCGGAGAGTCCGGAAACGGAAGTCGAGTTCGATCCGGACGCAGCCTGGGAGGTCCGGGCAGAAGATTTCCACAGCCGCTGCGATTGGACTCCCTTCGAAGGCATGCGGCTGCAGGGGCGCGTGCGCCGGGTCAAGGTGCGCGGCCGGTGGGTCTATCAAGACGGCGAAATTCTCGTCCCGAGAGGATTTGGGAGAGACGTCGCCGGTATCCAATAA
- a CDS encoding PD-(D/E)XK nuclease family protein, which yields MNTWKLSPSDLTFLWDECKRCFYLKIVSKFYRPRAPFPSIFGKIDRLMNAYFVGKSSSEISPDLPDGEIAYGEKWVSSAEIKLLHHEHACCIRGRFDTAIRFDDGSYAVIDFKTTQPAPHHIEFYGRQLHAYAYALENPAPNAMALSPITHLGLFSVTPSDLQRFDDGRIAYLGDPLWTEIPKDMQGFLLFIDEVLSVLELPEPPDANPECGYCDYRRRTRMNEY from the coding sequence ATGAACACATGGAAATTAAGTCCTTCGGATTTGACCTTTCTCTGGGACGAGTGCAAACGTTGTTTCTACTTGAAAATCGTCTCGAAATTCTATCGCCCGCGTGCGCCATTCCCCAGTATCTTCGGCAAAATCGATCGTTTGATGAACGCCTATTTCGTGGGTAAATCGAGCTCAGAAATTTCTCCCGATCTGCCGGATGGAGAAATTGCATACGGCGAAAAGTGGGTGAGTTCGGCCGAAATCAAACTGCTGCATCACGAACACGCCTGCTGCATCCGAGGGCGGTTCGATACGGCGATTCGTTTTGATGATGGGAGTTATGCGGTGATTGATTTTAAGACCACGCAGCCGGCTCCGCACCACATCGAATTCTACGGACGGCAGCTTCACGCTTACGCCTATGCTCTGGAAAATCCGGCGCCCAACGCAATGGCGCTCAGCCCCATCACCCATCTGGGCTTATTCAGCGTCACGCCGTCGGACTTACAGCGATTTGACGACGGACGCATCGCCTATCTGGGCGATCCGCTGTGGACTGAAATTCCCAAGGATATGCAAGGCTTTCTGCTGTTTATCGACGAAGTATTATCCGTCCTGGAACTGCCTGAGCCGCCGGATGCGAATCCGGAATGTGGTTATTGTGATTACCGGCGGCGAACTCGAATGAACGAATACTGA
- a CDS encoding endonuclease MutS2 yields MLKSCYTAFAMDAKSYETLELNLVLDRLASFTAFSASREMALALRPLPDLEAVRRRQEETSEASLLLSIKPELSIGGARDVRPQVDAAAHGAVLEPTELLDIKSTLVAAREQRRRFEKLDEPLPLLKGIAFELEALPGLIDSVSKTIDDRGEVLDSASQKLGKIRKDLRIARDRLMDKLERMVNDPKIVPLLQEPIITQREGRFVIPLQADFKGRIKAVVHDQSASGATLFVEPLKVVDLNNQVRELQLAERDEVRRVLSELSGRIGEQSAAIRRNVEGLARLDLAFAKARYAYTLDASEPVLKPFAEDAVSPRPGSTIRLLAARHPLLKADDVVPIDLILKPDTYALVITGPNTGGKTVTLKTAGLLVLMAQCGLHIPAMSGSELSVFDAVYADIGDEQSIEQSLSTFSSHVSNIKTILDHATSKSLVLLDELGAGTDPQEGSALARAILSELLECSITTLVATHYPELKTYAHSVSGVENASMEFDLQSLRPTYHLLIGLPGRSNALAIAARLGLEQAIVEKARAMLSSADLEAERLLDEIHAQRQLTRKDRNEAETTRQQAMALQEELSRRLAGIEKEREDILLAAQAAAEAELEKMRDELRKIKREFSQSQQSRDDLKAAETQAETIERSLEESLRLPDKEFEASEYTYKKGDTVLLRTIDAEGVIKSLDRDQAEVQVGRLRVRANLNELLPVKAGAPTKRSKAARKSGSSGEGRSISPPIADSPPLELHVHGWTVDDALEELDRRLDAAFLAGMPYIRVIHGKGTGRLRSAIRQALAESPYVASFESGQPSEGGDGVTVVHLNVT; encoded by the coding sequence GTGCTGAAATCATGTTACACTGCCTTCGCCATGGATGCAAAGTCCTATGAAACCCTGGAATTAAACCTCGTTCTCGATCGTTTGGCGAGTTTTACGGCATTTTCAGCCTCCCGTGAAATGGCGTTGGCACTGCGCCCGCTGCCGGATCTGGAGGCCGTCCGGCGTCGCCAGGAGGAAACCTCGGAGGCCAGCCTGCTCTTGAGCATCAAACCCGAACTCAGCATCGGTGGCGCACGTGACGTACGTCCGCAGGTCGATGCAGCTGCGCACGGCGCGGTGCTTGAACCTACTGAACTGCTGGACATCAAGAGTACGCTTGTCGCTGCCCGCGAACAGCGCCGGCGTTTTGAAAAGTTGGACGAACCACTTCCGCTGCTCAAAGGGATTGCATTTGAGCTCGAAGCGCTTCCTGGCCTGATTGATTCGGTCTCGAAAACCATCGACGATCGCGGTGAGGTGCTGGACAGCGCATCGCAGAAGTTGGGCAAAATTCGCAAGGATCTCCGCATTGCGCGCGATCGTTTGATGGACAAACTCGAACGGATGGTCAACGACCCCAAGATCGTCCCCTTGCTGCAGGAGCCCATCATCACGCAGCGCGAGGGCCGTTTCGTAATACCGCTGCAGGCGGACTTCAAGGGACGCATCAAGGCCGTCGTGCACGATCAATCCGCCTCGGGAGCCACGCTGTTCGTCGAACCTTTGAAGGTTGTCGATCTCAACAATCAGGTGAGAGAGCTTCAACTCGCGGAGCGGGATGAAGTCCGGCGCGTCCTTTCCGAATTGTCGGGCCGCATCGGGGAACAATCCGCAGCAATCCGGCGAAACGTAGAGGGCCTGGCCAGACTCGATCTCGCCTTTGCCAAAGCGCGCTACGCGTATACGCTCGATGCCAGCGAGCCCGTACTCAAACCCTTCGCCGAGGATGCTGTCTCACCTCGTCCGGGCTCGACGATACGCTTGCTCGCCGCCCGTCATCCGCTGCTGAAAGCGGACGATGTCGTGCCGATCGATTTGATTTTAAAGCCGGACACCTACGCTCTGGTGATCACCGGCCCCAACACCGGCGGGAAGACGGTGACCTTAAAGACCGCGGGGCTGCTTGTATTGATGGCGCAGTGCGGCCTGCACATCCCGGCGATGTCAGGATCGGAGCTTTCCGTTTTCGACGCGGTGTACGCTGATATCGGCGACGAGCAATCGATCGAGCAGTCGCTATCGACCTTTTCGTCTCACGTTTCCAACATCAAGACGATCCTCGACCACGCGACGTCGAAATCCCTGGTTTTGCTCGATGAATTGGGTGCGGGCACAGACCCGCAGGAGGGTTCAGCGCTGGCGCGCGCCATCCTGAGTGAATTGCTGGAGTGTTCGATCACCACGTTGGTCGCAACGCATTATCCCGAACTTAAAACGTATGCGCACAGTGTATCCGGTGTGGAGAATGCCAGCATGGAATTCGATTTGCAGAGTCTGCGCCCGACGTATCATCTACTTATCGGCCTGCCGGGACGATCGAACGCGCTGGCGATCGCCGCACGTTTGGGTCTCGAGCAAGCCATCGTCGAGAAAGCGCGTGCAATGCTTTCCAGCGCTGATCTGGAAGCCGAACGACTGTTGGACGAAATCCACGCACAGCGGCAGCTGACCCGCAAGGATCGTAATGAAGCCGAAACGACGCGCCAGCAGGCCATGGCGCTGCAGGAAGAGCTTTCTCGACGTTTGGCGGGAATCGAAAAGGAGCGTGAGGATATCCTGCTCGCCGCACAAGCGGCCGCCGAGGCCGAACTCGAAAAAATGCGGGACGAACTGCGCAAGATCAAACGGGAATTCTCTCAATCGCAGCAGTCGCGAGACGATTTGAAAGCGGCTGAAACACAGGCTGAGACGATCGAAAGGTCGCTCGAGGAGTCGTTACGCCTGCCGGATAAAGAGTTCGAGGCTTCCGAATATACGTATAAAAAGGGCGACACGGTCTTACTGCGTACGATCGATGCCGAAGGGGTGATTAAATCGTTGGATCGAGACCAGGCAGAGGTTCAAGTGGGACGCCTGCGGGTACGGGCGAATCTCAACGAACTGCTGCCGGTGAAAGCGGGGGCCCCGACGAAGCGGAGTAAAGCAGCTCGGAAAAGCGGCTCCTCTGGTGAGGGACGTTCGATATCCCCACCCATCGCCGACAGTCCGCCGCTCGAACTGCACGTCCACGGTTGGACCGTCGATGATGCGCTCGAAGAATTGGACCGTCGTCTGGATGCGGCCTTTCTGGCGGGGATGCCCTACATACGAGTGATCCACGGAAAAGGGACGGGGCGCTTGCGTAGTGCCATTCGCCAGGCACTTGCGGAAAGTCCGTATGTGGCTTCCTTCGAGTCCGGCCAGCCAAGTGAGGGCGGTGACGGTGTCACCGTCGTGCATTTGAACGTTACCTGA